One Sphingomonas limnosediminicola DNA segment encodes these proteins:
- a CDS encoding mechanosensitive ion channel, translating to MYQVDQNAYWQAQLMNWGPKVLIALLILVATWAVARAVQWVLQKAIDKSPALRKHVTGTPHETIGHQLGTIAKLIIWLVGIMAALQFLGIGQILSPINELVTEIFAFLPRLIGFGLILFIGFVVARIIQRLVETVLVAANIDGLLARIGVGSTEGTVRRSPKAVPPGTTPGATRASIARAAGVLVFAIIIIQIAIAALQVLGIEAISGPAIDMLNQIYAALPHILAAALWIGIAFIIARFLKTIIEAILPPTGFDDAIRSTGVIPGSVSPSRIIANIAMIAVILGASIEAATQLGGGTIAIFLAQVTELGGKVIFGTLIIVVGIFLARIIANLVGSGTGEGGFAQTIVRYAIIALFTAIGLTFMGLADQIVMLAFGLILGSAAIATALAFGLGGREAAGRVAEHWANRFTGTPAPPPASRRLRGSPAPSGSDDSQPPLV from the coding sequence ATGTATCAGGTCGACCAGAACGCCTATTGGCAGGCGCAGTTGATGAACTGGGGACCCAAGGTCCTCATAGCGCTTCTCATCCTGGTTGCGACCTGGGCGGTCGCCCGCGCGGTTCAGTGGGTGCTGCAAAAGGCGATCGACAAGTCACCGGCGCTCCGCAAGCACGTCACTGGCACGCCGCACGAAACGATCGGCCACCAATTGGGTACGATCGCCAAGCTCATCATTTGGCTGGTCGGCATCATGGCCGCGCTCCAGTTCCTCGGCATTGGCCAGATCCTCTCGCCCATCAATGAGCTGGTGACCGAGATCTTTGCGTTCCTGCCGCGGCTGATCGGCTTTGGCCTGATTCTTTTCATCGGCTTCGTCGTCGCGCGCATCATTCAGCGGCTGGTCGAAACCGTATTGGTCGCTGCGAATATCGACGGATTGCTCGCTCGGATCGGCGTCGGCTCGACCGAAGGTACGGTCCGCCGCTCTCCGAAGGCCGTGCCGCCGGGCACCACTCCAGGCGCAACTCGGGCCAGCATTGCGCGCGCTGCCGGCGTCCTGGTCTTTGCCATCATCATCATCCAGATCGCCATCGCGGCCCTGCAGGTGCTCGGTATCGAGGCCATTTCCGGCCCGGCGATCGACATGCTCAATCAGATCTACGCTGCATTGCCGCACATCCTCGCGGCGGCGCTGTGGATCGGCATCGCCTTCATCATCGCCCGGTTCCTGAAGACGATCATCGAGGCGATCCTGCCGCCGACCGGATTCGACGATGCAATCCGCTCGACGGGCGTGATTCCCGGGAGCGTGAGCCCGTCGCGGATCATCGCGAACATTGCGATGATCGCTGTTATTCTCGGCGCGTCGATCGAAGCCGCAACGCAGCTCGGCGGCGGCACGATCGCAATCTTCCTGGCGCAGGTGACAGAACTTGGCGGCAAGGTGATCTTCGGCACGTTGATCATCGTCGTCGGCATTTTCCTCGCCCGCATCATTGCCAATCTCGTGGGCAGCGGCACGGGCGAAGGCGGGTTTGCGCAGACCATCGTTCGCTACGCGATTATCGCCTTGTTCACGGCGATCGGTCTCACCTTCATGGGCTTGGCTGACCAGATCGTCATGCTGGCGTTCGGCTTGATCCTGGGTTCGGCGGCGATCGCCACCGCGCTCGCGTTCGGGCTCGGCGGGCGGGAAGCCGCGGGACGGGTCGCCGAGCATTGGGC